The Chryseobacterium nakagawai genome has a segment encoding these proteins:
- the polA gene encoding DNA polymerase I, with protein sequence MDATQDKRLFLIDAYAMIFRGYYALIRNPRLTSTGLDTSAIFGFTNSLIELIRREKPTHLAVVFDVGRASVRTDDFADYKANRSETPEAIKIAVPYIHRILEGMHIPILGVEGYEADDVIGTIACKAEKEGYTTFMVTPDKDFAQLVTDKIKIYKPGLKGGDIEILGVEEVKAKYEIEDPKQVIDYLAMMGDAVDNIPGLEGVGEKTAMKFLKEFGSIENLLANTDKLKGKLKEKVEASAERGILSKKLATIICDAPIEFHQEQYDLETPDFEKVKEVFEEIEFRRLYENLYRAFAPAVTETVVVSEVEVKQTPTGTEIKGQAMQLDLFANFEELDQATSTKSSIEHNDHLYQFVDNPKAQKKLVDNLLKQRAVCFDTETTSLNELEAELVGMSFSYKKGLAYYIPLSESREEVLQTLEIFRPFFEKEDLLKIAHNLKFDYKILKQYDITVKGAMFDTMIAHYLLNPDGRHGMDYLSEVFLNYKPVSIETIIGKKGKKQGTFRDADLRTQTDYAAEDADVTFQLYELFAPQLKKENLEDLFFNIEMPLMEVLAKMELTGISLDEKWLAQESIDLENDLRELEKTIFELSEEEFNMNSPKQLGEILFEKMQLDPKAKKTKTGQYATSEDVLQKLASKHEIIKHILEYRTYQKLKSTYVDALPSQIDKLDNRVHTNFSQTTAATGRLASVNPNLQNIPIRTLRGQQIRGAFVSGEGKKIISADYSQIELRLIAEISGEDNMIKAFQDGEDIHASTAAKLFKIPLEEVSKTQRSQAKTVNFGIIYGQGAFALAEQTGLSRTEAKQMIEAYFETYPKLKEYMAEQVNKARQMGYVETILGRKRHLKDINSNNFVVRGHAERNAVNAPVQGSAADVVKLAMIKIDRELEEQQMKTKMLLQVHDELVFEAPADEIEAASKLIKIEMENALKTQVPLLVEIGVGNNWLEAH encoded by the coding sequence ATGGACGCAACACAAGATAAAAGGCTGTTTCTCATCGATGCTTATGCGATGATTTTCAGAGGATATTACGCATTGATCAGGAATCCGAGATTAACAAGCACCGGTTTGGATACTTCTGCCATCTTTGGCTTTACCAACTCCTTGATCGAATTGATCAGAAGAGAAAAACCTACTCATTTAGCAGTTGTTTTTGATGTAGGAAGAGCAAGCGTAAGAACTGATGATTTCGCTGACTATAAAGCGAACAGAAGTGAAACTCCTGAAGCCATCAAAATTGCCGTTCCATATATTCACAGGATTCTGGAAGGAATGCACATTCCAATTCTTGGAGTAGAAGGGTATGAAGCAGATGATGTGATAGGTACCATTGCATGCAAAGCCGAAAAAGAAGGGTATACCACTTTCATGGTAACTCCTGATAAAGACTTTGCTCAGTTGGTTACAGATAAAATCAAAATTTATAAGCCGGGATTAAAAGGAGGGGATATCGAAATTCTTGGCGTAGAAGAAGTGAAAGCCAAATATGAGATTGAAGACCCAAAACAGGTCATCGATTATCTGGCCATGATGGGAGATGCAGTGGATAACATCCCTGGATTGGAAGGCGTAGGAGAGAAGACTGCGATGAAATTCCTTAAAGAATTTGGAAGCATTGAAAACCTATTGGCAAATACAGATAAGCTGAAAGGAAAGCTGAAAGAAAAAGTAGAAGCCTCTGCAGAACGTGGCATTTTGTCTAAAAAACTGGCAACTATTATATGTGATGCCCCGATAGAATTCCATCAGGAACAATACGATCTGGAAACTCCTGATTTTGAAAAAGTAAAGGAAGTTTTCGAAGAAATAGAATTCCGAAGACTGTATGAAAATCTTTACAGAGCCTTTGCTCCGGCAGTAACAGAAACCGTTGTCGTAAGTGAAGTGGAAGTGAAACAGACTCCCACGGGAACAGAAATAAAAGGACAGGCAATGCAGCTTGATCTTTTTGCCAATTTCGAAGAATTGGATCAGGCAACTTCTACAAAATCTTCTATTGAACATAACGATCACCTTTATCAGTTTGTTGATAATCCAAAAGCTCAGAAAAAACTGGTAGACAATCTTTTGAAACAAAGAGCGGTATGTTTTGACACAGAAACCACTTCATTGAATGAGCTGGAAGCAGAACTGGTAGGAATGAGTTTTTCTTATAAAAAAGGGTTAGCATATTATATTCCTTTATCTGAAAGTAGAGAAGAAGTATTACAAACCCTTGAAATCTTCAGACCGTTTTTTGAGAAAGAAGATTTACTGAAAATCGCTCACAATTTAAAATTCGATTATAAAATATTAAAACAGTACGACATCACTGTTAAAGGAGCGATGTTTGATACCATGATTGCCCATTACCTGTTGAATCCTGATGGAAGACATGGCATGGACTATCTTTCTGAAGTATTTCTGAATTATAAACCTGTTTCCATTGAAACAATCATTGGAAAAAAAGGAAAAAAACAAGGAACCTTCAGAGATGCAGACCTTAGAACACAAACAGATTATGCTGCGGAAGATGCAGATGTAACCTTCCAATTGTATGAGTTGTTTGCTCCACAACTAAAAAAAGAAAACCTGGAAGATCTTTTCTTCAATATTGAAATGCCTTTGATGGAAGTTCTGGCAAAAATGGAACTTACCGGAATTTCCTTAGATGAAAAGTGGCTGGCACAGGAAAGTATTGATCTTGAAAATGACCTGAGAGAGCTGGAAAAAACGATTTTCGAGCTTTCAGAAGAAGAATTCAATATGAATTCTCCAAAGCAGCTAGGAGAAATTTTGTTTGAAAAAATGCAGCTTGATCCAAAAGCCAAAAAAACGAAAACAGGACAATATGCTACTTCGGAAGATGTACTTCAGAAACTGGCTTCAAAGCATGAAATCATCAAGCATATTCTGGAATACAGAACCTATCAGAAATTAAAATCAACCTATGTAGACGCATTGCCGTCGCAGATTGATAAATTAGATAATAGAGTGCATACCAATTTCTCTCAGACTACAGCTGCAACAGGTCGTTTGGCAAGTGTGAATCCGAACCTGCAGAATATTCCGATCAGAACATTGAGAGGACAGCAGATCCGTGGAGCCTTTGTTTCTGGAGAAGGAAAGAAGATTATTTCTGCCGATTACTCACAGATCGAACTTCGTCTTATTGCTGAAATTTCAGGAGAAGACAATATGATTAAAGCATTCCAGGATGGAGAAGATATTCACGCGTCTACTGCTGCAAAACTCTTTAAAATTCCTTTGGAAGAAGTTTCAAAAACGCAAAGAAGCCAGGCCAAGACAGTAAACTTTGGAATTATTTACGGCCAGGGAGCTTTTGCATTAGCAGAACAAACCGGATTATCCCGTACGGAAGCCAAACAGATGATCGAAGCCTATTTCGAAACCTATCCAAAACTGAAGGAATACATGGCAGAGCAGGTAAACAAGGCCCGTCAGATGGGATATGTTGAAACTATTCTGGGAAGAAAGCGCCACTTAAAAGATATTAATTCCAACAATTTCGTAGTAAGAGGGCATGCAGAAAGAAATGCTGTGAACGCTCCGGTACAAGGAAGTGCAGCCGATGTTGTAAAGTTGGCAATGATTAAAATAGATAGAGAATTGGAAGAACAACAAATGAAGACTAAAATGCTGCTTCAGGTACATGACGAATTGGTATTCGAAGCTCCGGCAGACGAAATTGAAGCCGCTTCAAAACTAATTAAAATTGAAATGGAAAATGCTTTGAAAACACAGGTTCCGTTATTAGTAGAAATTGGAGTTGGGAATAACTGGCTGGAAGCACATTAA
- a CDS encoding zinc-ribbon domain-containing protein — MSLNKCPQCQNQINDTAFFCPQCGYSIKDHSKKTSSSPASNPPKKQNNGCAVALLFMGIAFIIFLVSKCSGTKDNSAITTNSVHKISKEDSIKNQARIDSINQLEKIEEEKFLKTKAGKIYKKHPEWSKEDCISISENKIWIGMRYEMLVYMRGKPNNVNTSNYGNGPHYQACWHDYDASCFYFDESQIITSYN, encoded by the coding sequence ATGTCATTAAATAAATGTCCTCAGTGTCAAAACCAAATTAACGATACTGCATTTTTTTGTCCTCAATGTGGTTATTCCATCAAAGATCATTCAAAAAAAACATCATCTTCACCCGCTTCCAATCCCCCTAAAAAGCAAAATAATGGATGTGCAGTCGCATTATTATTTATGGGTATTGCATTTATAATATTTCTAGTCAGTAAATGCTCCGGAACAAAAGATAATTCTGCTATAACGACTAATAGCGTACATAAAATTTCCAAAGAAGACAGTATTAAAAATCAAGCTAGAATTGATAGCATAAATCAGCTAGAAAAAATTGAAGAAGAAAAATTCTTAAAAACAAAGGCTGGGAAAATTTATAAAAAGCATCCGGAATGGTCAAAAGAAGACTGCATTAGTATTTCTGAAAATAAAATTTGGATTGGAATGCGTTATGAAATGCTTGTATATATGAGAGGGAAACCTAATAATGTAAATACTTCAAATTATGGAAATGGTCCTCATTATCAAGCATGTTGGCATGATTATGATGCGTCCTGTTTTTATTTTGATGAAAGTCAAATTATCACTTCATATAACTAA
- a CDS encoding FEKKY domain-containing protein, translating into MNKKLIWINLIIALLLVVAYIFNSYIINDPMMFDLPYIIKESRLEYLAVIFAFAALFSYLISSLNFKKLNFKAKFLRVFPVTNGLVLLFFAYLSASDFLKIQKVISQREYEYLQQAEKGIKNDKVILEYAGGLSVLTQDSQTIHHIDSIRKKYGITYRNTGCIIDPIDNKAQNKYAEIVTLYLEKRNGKNWQDNMQKEIDQLKQPHGE; encoded by the coding sequence ATGAATAAGAAATTAATATGGATTAATCTGATAATAGCCCTGCTCCTTGTTGTGGCATATATCTTTAATTCTTATATCATCAACGATCCAATGATGTTTGATCTGCCTTATATCATTAAAGAATCAAGATTAGAATACCTGGCTGTAATATTTGCTTTTGCAGCCTTGTTTTCTTATCTGATAAGCAGTCTCAATTTTAAAAAATTAAATTTCAAGGCTAAATTTCTTCGGGTATTTCCTGTAACCAATGGTCTTGTTTTATTATTTTTCGCCTATCTCTCAGCAAGTGATTTTTTGAAAATACAAAAAGTAATCTCTCAAAGAGAATATGAATATCTCCAACAGGCTGAAAAGGGTATTAAAAATGACAAAGTAATCCTGGAATATGCTGGCGGTCTGTCTGTACTGACGCAAGACTCCCAAACGATTCATCACATAGATAGTATTCGAAAAAAGTATGGGATAACTTATAGGAATACGGGTTGTATAATTGATCCCATTGACAATAAAGCCCAAAATAAATACGCTGAAATAGTTACTCTTTATCTTGAAAAAAGGAATGGCAAAAACTGGCAGGATAATATGCAGAAGGAAATTGACCAGCTTAAGCAACCCCACGGAGAGTGA
- a CDS encoding immunity 22 family protein codes for MDKEISHFWLGYFKNEEEFYAFVEEDENYYLEEENDDQYVSKFAESQNIKWFDDDFIEYGFEDERLGLVEKFSEYSYADQWLPILEQKLNDLSLDTPVNAIVFASRFVIPNPVSVDGEENKLYYIGEIEFDV; via the coding sequence ATGGACAAAGAAATTTCTCACTTCTGGCTGGGGTATTTTAAAAATGAAGAAGAATTTTATGCTTTTGTAGAAGAGGATGAAAATTATTATCTGGAAGAGGAAAATGATGATCAGTATGTTTCAAAATTTGCAGAGTCTCAGAACATCAAATGGTTTGATGATGACTTTATAGAATACGGTTTTGAAGATGAAAGATTGGGGCTGGTTGAAAAGTTTTCAGAATATTCATATGCAGACCAGTGGCTTCCGATTCTAGAGCAAAAGCTTAATGATCTAAGTCTGGATACGCCTGTCAATGCAATCGTTTTTGCCAGCAGATTCGTGATCCCTAATCCTGTTTCAGTGGATGGAGAGGAAAACAAATTATATTACATCGGAGAGATTGAATTTGACGTTTAA
- a CDS encoding MgtC/SapB family protein, translating to MEFLQDHYVVKNELLLIFISVVLGLLIGAEREYRNKSAGLRTFILVCFGACLFTILSIKIGVANPDRLAANIITGIGFLGAGVIFKGENKIEGITTATTIWATASIGMAVGSGYVYFSLLGTALVLIILSALTYLQNFIDNYNKIREYRIGVTNSADLKHCEELFRKHHLKYLLIKQQYTQGNITATWRLTGKSTHHEGLIIDLVVDSKIIAYQF from the coding sequence ATGGAATTTTTACAGGACCATTATGTGGTTAAAAATGAATTGCTGCTGATCTTTATTTCCGTAGTCCTCGGATTGCTAATTGGTGCGGAGCGGGAGTATCGTAATAAGTCAGCTGGCTTGCGTACTTTTATTCTCGTTTGTTTTGGCGCCTGCTTATTTACCATCCTTTCCATTAAAATAGGCGTTGCCAATCCGGATCGTCTGGCAGCTAATATCATTACAGGAATTGGTTTTTTGGGAGCTGGAGTGATCTTTAAAGGTGAAAATAAGATCGAAGGAATTACAACAGCAACTACCATTTGGGCAACAGCTTCCATAGGAATGGCGGTAGGATCAGGATATGTTTATTTTTCCCTTCTGGGAACAGCTTTAGTGCTTATTATTCTGAGCGCATTAACCTATCTGCAAAATTTTATAGATAATTACAACAAGATCAGGGAATATAGAATAGGTGTAACAAATTCAGCTGACTTAAAACATTGTGAAGAACTTTTTAGAAAACACCATTTAAAGTATTTATTAATCAAACAACAATATACACAAGGTAATATCACTGCAACCTGGAGACTGACAGGTAAGAGTACCCATCATGAGGGATTGATAATAGACTTGGTTGTTGATTCAAAGATCATAGCCTATCAGTTTTAG
- a CDS encoding copper resistance protein NlpE, whose amino-acid sequence MMKNKTLIFGIGAALFLASCSKKETVDAKTSATDSAQATATDSTVHPVTSALGDTSENSLDWSGTYEAVVPCADCPGIKTSLTLNNNNTFSITEEYLERKSKNEDKGSFTWDAAGSIITLKGKTANYKYKVGENMLFQLDMDGKEIDGPNKDLYVFKKK is encoded by the coding sequence ATGATGAAAAACAAAACACTTATCTTTGGAATTGGAGCGGCCTTATTCCTTGCTTCATGCTCTAAAAAAGAAACGGTAGATGCTAAAACATCAGCTACAGATTCTGCTCAAGCAACAGCTACAGACAGTACAGTTCACCCTGTAACAAGTGCACTGGGAGATACTTCAGAGAATTCTTTGGATTGGAGTGGTACTTACGAAGCCGTGGTTCCATGTGCTGACTGTCCGGGAATCAAGACTTCATTAACCCTTAACAATAATAATACTTTCAGTATTACAGAAGAATATCTGGAAAGAAAATCAAAGAATGAAGACAAAGGTTCTTTCACATGGGATGCTGCAGGAAGCATTATTACCTTAAAAGGTAAAACAGCAAACTATAAATATAAAGTTGGTGAAAATATGCTTTTCCAGCTTGATATGGATGGAAAAGAAATTGATGGGCCTAACAAGGATCTGTATGTATTCAAGAAAAAATAA
- a CDS encoding S46 family peptidase, whose product MTKKILLSVFLLPAAMAFAQQYGGMWIPTELNEKEMKDLGMKISAKDIFNPQKPSIKDAVVQFNGGCTAEIISPKGLLLTNHHCGFGQIQAHSTVQNDLLSNGFWAKNMNGELPNPGVKVDFIVDIKDVSFQILEGTDHLTEPELTKKINNNIEVYKNSQKIESYQSIMIKPMYYGNKYYAYTIETYKDIRLVGAPPQSIGKFGSDTDNWVWPRHTGDFSMFRIYADKDNKPAEYSKDNVPYVPKHYLPVSIKDKNENDFTFVFGFPGRTTEYLPAVAVEKIMNEIDPARIAVRDVALKTLDEKMRADNETRIKYASKYASVANYWKKWIGEVEGLKKSNAVEKKVMYEGALVSKNPEVKTTLDQLNKLYNEQAPYALNNAYYTEVVRNAETLKLAGDYYDFVGTVEAGRMDEKELTKLKTKLTSFYKDYSAELDAKVTAKLLALYTNKTAPQFLPAGFNKYKDENANIPLVEDMSKNSIITGRTAVNGATLTTDIDKAFSNQDKLIKTLKKDPIYQLYVSMKETYMKAADPQYSSIQTKIDALQKKFMAQQMETDKDRKFFPDANSTLRVTYGKVKGSAPRDAVSYGYQTHLAGVMEKYIPGDYEFDVPKKLIELYNKKDFGIYKDKTGDVPVGFTATNHTTGGNSGSPTLDANGNLIGLNFDRQWEGTMSDINFDPRFSRNIMVDTKYILFIVDKFADAKWLVDEMKVIK is encoded by the coding sequence ATGACAAAAAAGATACTTTTATCCGTATTTCTTTTGCCGGCTGCAATGGCATTTGCACAACAATATGGTGGAATGTGGATTCCTACAGAACTGAATGAAAAGGAAATGAAGGATTTAGGAATGAAAATCTCTGCAAAAGATATTTTCAATCCTCAGAAACCTAGCATAAAGGATGCTGTAGTACAGTTTAACGGCGGATGTACCGCGGAGATTATTTCTCCTAAGGGATTGTTACTGACTAACCACCACTGTGGGTTTGGTCAGATTCAGGCACATTCTACGGTTCAGAATGACCTTCTTTCAAATGGTTTCTGGGCTAAAAATATGAATGGCGAGCTTCCTAACCCGGGAGTAAAAGTAGATTTTATTGTAGATATAAAAGATGTGAGCTTCCAGATTTTGGAAGGAACAGATCATCTTACAGAACCTGAGCTTACCAAAAAGATCAATAACAATATTGAAGTTTATAAAAACTCTCAGAAAATTGAATCGTACCAATCGATTATGATAAAGCCAATGTACTATGGAAACAAGTACTATGCTTATACAATCGAAACCTATAAAGATATCCGTCTTGTTGGGGCACCACCTCAAAGCATCGGGAAATTCGGAAGTGATACAGACAACTGGGTTTGGCCTAGACATACCGGAGATTTCTCAATGTTCAGAATCTATGCAGACAAAGACAACAAGCCTGCAGAGTATTCAAAAGATAACGTACCTTACGTTCCGAAACATTATTTACCGGTTTCCATCAAGGATAAGAATGAAAATGATTTCACATTTGTTTTCGGATTCCCAGGGAGAACTACAGAATATCTTCCGGCAGTAGCAGTAGAAAAAATCATGAATGAAATTGATCCTGCAAGAATTGCTGTACGTGATGTAGCTCTAAAAACATTGGACGAAAAAATGCGTGCAGATAACGAAACACGTATTAAATATGCTTCCAAATATGCATCTGTAGCCAATTACTGGAAAAAATGGATCGGTGAAGTAGAAGGATTGAAAAAATCCAATGCAGTTGAGAAAAAAGTAATGTATGAGGGTGCTTTAGTCTCTAAAAACCCTGAAGTTAAGACAACGTTAGATCAACTGAACAAACTTTACAATGAACAGGCTCCTTATGCGTTAAACAATGCTTATTACACAGAAGTGGTAAGAAATGCTGAGACTTTGAAGCTGGCAGGAGATTATTATGACTTTGTAGGTACTGTAGAAGCTGGCAGAATGGATGAGAAGGAGCTTACGAAGCTAAAAACAAAATTAACTTCTTTCTATAAAGACTATAGCGCAGAGCTTGATGCTAAAGTAACAGCAAAACTATTGGCTTTATATACCAATAAAACAGCTCCACAATTTTTACCGGCAGGATTCAACAAGTATAAGGATGAAAATGCAAACATTCCTCTGGTTGAAGATATGTCAAAAAACTCTATCATTACAGGGAGAACAGCTGTAAATGGAGCAACGCTCACTACAGACATCGATAAGGCATTCTCTAATCAGGATAAACTAATTAAAACACTGAAGAAAGATCCTATCTATCAGCTTTATGTTTCTATGAAAGAGACCTATATGAAAGCAGCAGATCCACAATATTCTTCAATTCAGACCAAAATTGATGCTTTACAGAAGAAGTTTATGGCTCAGCAAATGGAAACGGATAAAGATAGAAAATTCTTCCCGGATGCTAACTCTACCCTTCGTGTAACTTATGGTAAGGTTAAAGGTTCCGCTCCAAGAGATGCAGTTTCTTACGGGTACCAGACTCATCTTGCCGGAGTAATGGAGAAATATATTCCTGGAGATTATGAATTTGACGTTCCTAAGAAATTGATTGAGCTCTACAACAAGAAAGACTTCGGAATCTATAAAGATAAAACTGGTGATGTTCCTGTAGGATTTACAGCAACCAACCATACAACAGGGGGGAATTCAGGAAGTCCAACTCTTGATGCCAATGGAAATCTGATAGGTCTTAACTTCGACAGACAGTGGGAGGGAACTATGAGTGATATTAACTTCGACCCACGTTTCAGCAGAAACATCATGGTAGATACAAAATATATTCTTTTCATCGTTGATAAATTCGCAGATGCTAAATGGCTTGTTGATGAAATGAAAGTAATAAAATAA
- a CDS encoding polysaccharide deacetylase family protein, which translates to MKDQIINLFTAFETDHFGKSFPLNYCLPVYHCVSDEKIPHIRHVIQYKNTRQFEADIDCLSKHFQWVNWQEFKDFTSGNFKPQKKFALLTFDDGLREFYDIVAPILERKGIYACNFINPAFIDNREIMFRCKASLLIEALEKKKTIHSEISNILSLGSKAEKETLKNEILKITYQEKAILDSLAEKLEVDFKSYLKEHKPYLNTEELKNLTNRGFGISSHSWDHPKFGNLSLEQQIESIDKTFVYLKQNDFLYESFAFPFTDFGVKNDFFEALFKNKEMYCSFGAAGIKLDSVKRNYQRIPMETGESAERILKKEIAYFKLKKLMNKNTIVRR; encoded by the coding sequence ATGAAAGATCAGATCATTAATCTATTTACTGCTTTTGAAACAGATCATTTCGGAAAGTCTTTTCCGTTGAATTACTGTTTACCTGTTTATCATTGTGTTTCCGATGAAAAGATTCCCCATATCAGACATGTGATCCAATACAAGAATACTAGACAGTTTGAAGCAGATATTGACTGCCTTTCAAAACATTTTCAATGGGTAAACTGGCAAGAATTCAAAGATTTCACTTCAGGAAATTTCAAACCTCAAAAAAAGTTCGCTTTACTTACCTTTGATGATGGTCTCAGAGAATTTTATGACATAGTTGCTCCTATATTAGAGCGTAAAGGAATTTACGCCTGCAATTTTATAAACCCGGCTTTCATTGACAATAGAGAAATCATGTTCAGGTGTAAAGCTAGTCTGTTGATAGAAGCTTTAGAAAAAAAGAAGACTATACATTCTGAGATAAGCAACATTCTTTCTCTCGGTAGCAAAGCTGAAAAAGAAACATTGAAAAACGAGATTCTAAAAATTACTTATCAGGAAAAAGCCATTCTGGATTCGCTTGCTGAAAAGTTAGAAGTTGATTTTAAGTCCTATTTAAAAGAACACAAGCCTTACCTGAACACGGAAGAATTAAAAAATCTTACTAATAGAGGCTTTGGAATATCATCTCATAGCTGGGATCATCCGAAATTCGGAAATTTATCTCTGGAGCAACAGATAGAATCAATAGATAAAACCTTTGTGTATTTAAAACAAAATGATTTCCTGTATGAGAGTTTTGCCTTTCCTTTTACTGATTTCGGAGTGAAAAATGATTTCTTTGAGGCGCTTTTTAAAAACAAAGAAATGTATTGTAGTTTTGGGGCAGCAGGAATTAAACTAGACAGTGTAAAAAGGAATTACCAGAGAATTCCAATGGAAACAGGTGAAAGTGCAGAAAGAATCCTGAAAAAAGAAATCGCTTATTTTAAGTTGAAAAAGCTGATGAATAAAAATACTATTGTGAGAAGATGA
- a CDS encoding GNAT family N-acetyltransferase: MIQLKTFNKKELEDFVSSGEFRQYDFLPITEHRAMSHIHNPKATKEQTLLILAFYEGRLAGYMGCLPDFFEIERKAIRFAWLSTLYVSNEFRGKKVAKALLQKALDEYNNHVIMAEFTKEAEVFFHHIGSIESFFPKNGKRYYFRLDSATVLSEKKIWVKNFRPLLHLSDTIANTLIGIKNIGTGKPKFRFEVLNQMDTEIKNFASSYHGQRTVDEINYFTKNPWILEGRKRDDNYFFSSYAEVFKYVWVKVYDKQGNLETVSLLLLRDGHLRIPYIFSNGNSSIHKFIQFLNIFIIQNKIKMMTVYNETLNEKIKESKSLSRIYEKDFKRDYLFRKELLKSLPENFNPHLQDGDGDCMMT, encoded by the coding sequence ATGATACAGCTGAAGACATTCAATAAAAAAGAACTTGAAGATTTTGTATCATCCGGTGAATTCAGGCAGTATGATTTTCTTCCCATTACGGAACATCGTGCGATGTCACATATCCATAATCCAAAAGCAACTAAAGAGCAGACACTCCTTATTCTTGCCTTTTATGAAGGAAGATTAGCTGGATATATGGGGTGTCTCCCGGATTTTTTTGAAATTGAAAGAAAAGCCATCAGGTTTGCCTGGTTAAGTACATTGTATGTAAGCAATGAGTTCAGAGGGAAGAAAGTAGCAAAAGCACTTCTGCAAAAAGCTTTGGATGAGTATAATAATCATGTTATCATGGCAGAATTTACAAAAGAAGCAGAGGTTTTCTTTCATCATATAGGAAGCATTGAGAGTTTTTTTCCTAAAAACGGGAAGCGATATTATTTCAGACTAGATTCAGCAACGGTTCTCTCAGAAAAAAAAATATGGGTAAAGAATTTCAGGCCTCTTTTGCATCTTTCAGATACTATAGCAAATACTCTGATTGGAATAAAAAATATAGGAACAGGGAAGCCAAAGTTCAGATTTGAAGTATTGAATCAGATGGATACAGAAATCAAAAACTTTGCCTCCTCATATCATGGTCAGCGAACGGTAGATGAAATAAACTATTTTACGAAAAATCCATGGATTTTGGAAGGCAGAAAAAGAGATGATAACTATTTCTTTTCCAGCTATGCTGAGGTTTTTAAATATGTTTGGGTTAAGGTATATGACAAACAAGGTAATCTGGAAACCGTATCATTATTGCTTTTACGGGATGGTCATCTTAGAATTCCTTATATTTTTTCAAACGGAAATTCAAGTATCCATAAGTTTATTCAGTTTTTAAACATTTTTATCATTCAAAATAAGATAAAAATGATGACCGTTTACAATGAAACACTTAATGAGAAAATAAAGGAGTCTAAATCATTATCCAGAATCTATGAAAAGGATTTCAAACGAGATTACCTTTTCCGTAAAGAATTACTAAAGAGCCTTCCAGAGAATTTTAATCCCCACTTACAGGATGGAGATGGAGATTGTATGATGACATAG